A genomic window from Parvularcula sp. LCG005 includes:
- a CDS encoding right-handed parallel beta-helix repeat-containing protein has protein sequence MTKTLKISVLAVSALAALTTVSAAQAQSFGGLPTVTPQAQADRARRAADSDRGRDTVRQERPSYVVVDKGGPGGGQQRQSYDTIQSAVDAVAWGGVVVVMPGIYEENVVLSRSVSLQGDRGAGAGVEIIPASGEAPCLSFLPTHFNDHAMVSNITFRPGARLSKQTASINGDINASVNGSMDAKPCVDVTGGIFTMVESTVDGAGAHRGDLVHISGGTATLEKNQFTGGRRGISVSQNHALWDRALLIDNIVSNNLVEGVHLEGVSSMLATGNLINANGRGLVYNGRGAATLVGNKILNNQSHGLLLDQDAHQVLVRLNQIWSNKGDGIKVFSSGGLIEDNDIDGNMGAEISTVGHLDTVPTIINDVAANKRSPKRGGWAINQPRAN, from the coding sequence ATGACCAAGACTCTGAAGATTTCTGTCCTGGCAGTGTCGGCTTTGGCGGCCCTGACCACGGTAAGTGCCGCACAGGCGCAAAGTTTCGGTGGTCTGCCGACGGTGACACCGCAGGCGCAGGCTGATCGTGCCCGCCGTGCCGCTGATTCCGATCGCGGTCGCGATACGGTTCGCCAGGAGCGTCCATCCTATGTCGTCGTCGACAAGGGCGGACCGGGCGGTGGCCAGCAGCGTCAAAGCTATGACACGATCCAGTCGGCCGTTGATGCGGTGGCCTGGGGCGGTGTCGTGGTGGTGATGCCCGGCATCTATGAAGAGAACGTGGTGCTTAGCCGCTCGGTCAGCCTGCAGGGCGACCGCGGTGCTGGCGCCGGCGTTGAAATCATTCCCGCCAGCGGTGAGGCCCCTTGCCTCTCCTTCCTGCCGACGCATTTCAACGACCACGCCATGGTCTCGAACATCACGTTCCGTCCAGGCGCGCGTCTGTCCAAACAGACCGCATCGATCAATGGCGACATCAACGCATCGGTGAATGGCAGCATGGATGCCAAGCCCTGCGTTGACGTGACCGGCGGCATCTTCACCATGGTCGAATCGACCGTCGATGGTGCCGGTGCGCACCGTGGTGACCTCGTTCACATCTCGGGCGGCACCGCCACCCTTGAGAAAAACCAGTTCACCGGCGGTCGTCGCGGTATTTCGGTCAGCCAGAACCACGCCCTGTGGGATCGCGCGCTGCTGATCGACAACATCGTATCGAACAACCTCGTTGAAGGTGTCCATCTGGAAGGCGTGTCGTCCATGCTGGCGACCGGCAACCTGATCAACGCCAATGGCCGGGGTCTCGTCTATAATGGTCGCGGCGCCGCAACGCTCGTCGGCAACAAGATCCTGAACAACCAGAGCCATGGTCTCCTGCTTGATCAGGATGCGCATCAGGTGCTGGTCCGTCTGAATCAGATCTGGTCGAACAAGGGCGACGGCATCAAGGTGTTCAGCTCCGGCGGTTTGATCGAGGATAACGATATTGACGGCAATATGGGGGCTGAAATCTCCACTGTCGGTCACCTCGACACGGTTCCTACGATCATCAACGATGTGGCCGCCAACAAGCGGTCACCGAAGCGGGGCGGCTGGGCGATCAACCAGCCTCGGGCCAACTAG